One genomic segment of Suricata suricatta isolate VVHF042 chromosome 16, meerkat_22Aug2017_6uvM2_HiC, whole genome shotgun sequence includes these proteins:
- the LOC115281035 gene encoding histone H2A-beta, sperm-like has product MISGWGTGPRPNPRRPNDKFPTLVPFGKWLGLLCSWFLSLFTMSRRGKQGDKAHARARSHSSRAGLQFLVGRIHRLLRKDSYTERIDTGAPVYLAAVLEYLMAEILELTGNTARDNKKMHIIPRHLQLAIRNDEELDKLLGRVTIA; this is encoded by the coding sequence ATGATATCTGGATGGGGGACAGGACCTAGGCCTAATCCACGCAGGCCGAACGATAAATTCCCCACCTTGGTGCCTTTTGGCAAATGGTTAGGTCTCTTGTGTTCatggtttctgtctttgtttACGATGTCCAGACGCGGGAAGCAGGGTGACAAGGCTCACGCCAGAGCCAGGTCTCACTCTTCTCGGGCCGGGCTGCAGTTTCTCGTCGGCCGCATCCACCGCCTGCTCCGCAAGGACAGTTACACCGAGCGGATTGACACCGGCGCGCCAGTGTACCTGGCGGCCGTACTCGAGTACCTGATGGCCGAGATCCTAGAGCTAACAGGGAACACGGCCCGCGACAACAAAAAGATGCACATCATCCCGCGCCACCTGCAGCTGGCCATCCGCAACGACGAAGAGCTCGACAAGTTGCTGGGCCGCGTCACCATCGCGTAA
- the LOC115279771 gene encoding uncharacterized protein LOC115279771 codes for MQIHAVTVKAPQKDSNTITLLSQSIPVCGLKRHTAKSQDLAVTTPKRLDSQEKLPVLVYWGKLKNPTHSVTTELSQDHSVTVSDTLRHRRLCTASPTSSIVYQSAHSRVRHTLTRMRARALILHDEVTHNNARNHRGARFTQHPDKAFGSTCLTRARGELRPSTPRAPPATRPGSPQLTGRIREPRRHRKWNQGRSPFVALGPVGNVLQCQKANVLVPERSREHNRREARATPLRRLEVRGAQIVLGGWRPAVLQTRKSRDGFVGARGLCVNLSPSLASNRKPAQGRRVTGSGSLPGAGQGGKRKAPEAGVSRREPEAPTRERRGDQRESRIRRISSPTPPFLDGIMDDLITSDLVSQGKVSEILLITKYSSPTPPFLDGIMDDLITSDLVSQESKRVKVLSCKSSRHASETETRLTQKLLARASPHKSGQQTRQSLGLIGTDKTPPGPDRDNITWTEIRPAATSHYARYICPSLSLTHIVCKSQPSSALQSNLGHH; via the exons ATTCAAATACCATTACGCTCCTCTCACAGTCTATACCAGTATGTGGTCTGAAAAGGCATACTGCCAAATCTCAAGACTTAGCTGTCACCACTCCAAAGAGATTGGATTCTCAGGAAAAACTCCCTGTCCTT GTTTActggggaaaattaaaaaaccctACCCACAGCGTTACAACCGAGCTGTCACAGGATCACTCGGTCACAGTATCAGACACCCTTCGTCACCGCAGGCTGTGTACTGCCAGCCCCACCAGCTCTATCGTGTATCAGTCTGCGCACTCCCGAGTTCGTCACACGCTCACACGCATGCGGGCGCGCGCACTAATACTCCACGATGAAGTCACACACAATAATGCCCGAAACCACCGCGGTGCGAGGTTCACGCAACACCCGGACAAGGCTTTTGGCTCCACCTGCCTCACCCGCGCCCGCGGGGAGCTCAGGCCCTCCACGCCGCGAGCTCCTCCCGCAACCCGACCTGGGTCACCTCAACTCACAGGCAGGATCCGAGAACCACGAAGACACCGCAAGTGGAACCAAGGTCGAAGCCCATTCGTGGCCCTGGGGCCTGTGGGAAACGTACTCCAATGTCAGAAAGCAAATGTCCTGGTTCCCGAGCGCAGCCGGGAGCACAACCGTCGCGAAGCCCGCGCCACACCCCTGAGACGCCTGGAGGTCCGGGGTGCTCAGATCGTCCTCGGCGGATGGCGGCCTGCGGTCCTCCAGACACGGAAGAGCCGTGACGGTTTCGTGGGAGCGAGGGGTCTTTGCGTGAACTTGAGCCCAAGCCTAGCAAGTAATCGGAAACCCGCGCAAGGGAGGAGAGTAACGGGAAGCGGAAGCCTGCCAGGGGCGGGGCAAGGAGGAAAACGGAAGGCGCCCGAGGCTGGGGTGAGCCGGAGAGAACCGGAAGCGCCCACCCGAGAGCGCCGAGGAGACCAGAGGGAGTCCAGA ATTCGAAGGatttcctccccaacccccccatTCCTAGATGGAATCATGGATGATTTAATAACTTCAGACCTTGTAAGTCAAGGTAAAGTATCTGAAATACTTCTCATCACAAAGTattcctccccaacccccccatTCCTAGATGGAATCATGGATGATTTAATAACTTCAGACCTTGTAAGTCAAG aatccaaaagagTAAAGGTCCTCTCTTGCAAATCTTCAAGACATGCCTCAG AAACAGAGACAAGACTCACCCAGAAGCTCCTTGCCCGCGCCTCCCCGCACAAATCCGGACAGCAGACAAGACAGTCCCTGGGCCTGATCGGGACCGACAAGACACCACCTGGACCTGACCGGGACAACATCACTTGGACTGAGATAAGACCTGCGGCGACAAGCCATTATGCTCGCTACATTTGTCCTTCTCTTAGCCTTACACATATTGTCTGTAAATCCCAACCCTCATCAGCCCTTCAATCTAACCTGGGTCATCATTAG